A genome region from Rattus norvegicus strain BN/NHsdMcwi chromosome 17, GRCr8, whole genome shotgun sequence includes the following:
- the Asb13 gene encoding ankyrin repeat and SOCS box protein 13 — protein sequence MEPRAGDRCFLGDVGFWVERTPVHEAAQRGESLQLQQLINSGACVNQVTVDSITPLHAASLQGQAQCVQLLLAAGAQVDARNIDGSTPLCDACASGNVECVKLLLSYGAKVNPPLYTASPLHEACMSGNSDCVRLLIDVGANLEAHDCHFGTPLHVACAREHLDCVKVLLNAGANVNAAKLHETALHHAAKVKNVDLIVMLIEFGGNIYARDNRGKKPSDYTWSSSAPAKCFEYYEKTPLTLSQLCRVTLRKATGVRGLEKVAKLNIPPRLIDYLSYN from the exons GTTTCTGGGTGGAGCGCACCCCCGTGCATGAGGCCGCTCAGCGGGGCGAGAGTCTACAGCTTCAGCAGCTGATcaacagtggagcatgtgttaaCCAAGTCACTGTGGACTCCATCACGCCCCTTCATGCAGCGAGTCTGCAGGGCCAGGCCCAGTGTGTGCagctgctgctggctgctggcgCCCAG GTGGATGCACGCAACATTGACGGCAGCACCCCACTTTGTGATGCCTGCGCCTCAGGCAACGTTGAGTGTGTGAAGCTCTTGCTGTCCTATGGGGCGAAAGTCAACCCTCCTTTGTACACGGCATCCCCGCTACATGAGGCCTGCATGAGTG GGAATTCTGATTGCGTGAGGCTTCTCATTGATGTTGGGGCCAACCTGGAAGCCCACGATTGCCATTTCGGGACGCCTCTACATGTTGCCTGTGCACGGGAGCATTTGGACTGTGTCAAAGTGTTGCTCAATGCAG GGGCCAACGTGAATGCAGCCAAACTTCACGAGACGGCGCTCCATCATGCGGCCAAGGTAAAGAATGTGGACCTCATCGTGATGCTCATAGAGTTTGGTGGCAACATCTATGCCCGGGACAACAGGGGCAAGAAGCCCTCGGACTACACGTGGAGCAGCAGCGCCCCAGCCAAGTGCTTTGAGTACTATGAAA agacACCTCTCACCCTCTCACAGCTCTGCAGGGTGACCTTGAGGAAGGCCACTGGTGTTCGAGGGCTAGAGAAAGTCGCCAAGTTGAACATCCCTCCCCGGCTCATCGACTACCTTTCCTACAACTGA